The DNA window TAGTTCATGGTGTTTTATCGTTTTTTTCCTGAAATATTAATGTTGTACCGTACGAAATTGCGTGATTTGCTTTGTGAAAGAAACCGAGATTCTCCTCTGATCTGTGAGTGTGACAgaattacattttattttattaattgtgTGATCTGTTCGGTGTTCGATTTGTCTAGAGTGGAAAATCAATTTATATCTGTTATGGAAATTAAGTTAGGAGAAAGATGAATCTCAACGTGATCGTGGCTCATGAATGCACAATAACCCATAATGGAATGGTTGGGTTTTGTCCAATGATCGAAACTCCTCGAGTCgaatgtttgttttttttttttaaaaaaaatagtctCTGAAAATATACCAAATAAACACTAAAAGCCACATTCATCGGAGACGTGGCCAAGTGGCGGCTCTGTGAACTATTTTAGCCCAAAAATTCTCCATTGTTATCGAAATTGAGTGAAACGGGGTGTTATCAAACTAGTGTCATATTATGTTAATGATAATTGCAGGCTTCCAAACGTGGAGTTGATCTGTGAAAAAGTAACAAAAATGTAAGAAGTTATGTGCGTTTTTATATTTGATATCTTAGGTAATATACGGAAGAACTCTTTCAGCGTTGAACATCACGATTCCAATCAAAATACATAACCACCCTGGTATTACCTTCACAATTCTAGTGGAGAAAATGTATCAAGAAAGGAAATTTTGATAAAAATGGTCCATGTACTGGCATTGAAGGACCCAATATGTTAGTTCTGCTTGAATTTAGAAACTTGAGAAACATTAAGTTTACCTTTGTCGTCGCACTTGCTTTATTTAGACTAACTCAATCCAgtcttggcaaaaacttgtgtgaaacggtctcacgggtcgtatttgtgagacggatctcttgtttgggtcatccatgaaaaagtattactttttatgctaagagtattactttttattgtgaatatgggtaggattgacccgtctcacggattatgatccgtgagacggtctcacatgagactcactctccAGTCTTTCAGCCAGAGGAAAATAAGTTCATGTTACCTTGTTATTGCTATTTTCACATTCCTGGTTAAGTGTAAAACACTTTTCCTATTTCTCATTCGACTCACAATAATTCTGATTCAGATGTTGATTTACGATCTCTAGGGTTTGCGGTCTGCTTGGAACTGTTCTACTGTAGTGAGAGCACAATCGAATGAGGTAAGGTTTCCCTCACGGATTTCATTTGAGGAACTCttttcaaatttcttttgcGTTCAAGGTTGCCGTGGATGAATCCTCAAAAGGCGCATCCTCAAATCCTGTCAAGCCAGAGGTTTCACCTGTCGAAGCCAAGGATGTGAAGCTATCAAAGGAAGCTCCATCTGCCTCATTGGCATCAGAAGAATCAATATCTGAATTTATGAATCAAGTTTCAAATCTTGTCAAGTACGGATTCTCAGTTCCCAATGCCTGTGGGTGCCTCTTTCAACTTTTTATTGCGTGCAACTTTTTCCTCATTTTCCTCATGCAGGTTGGTTGATTCTAAGGATATCATGGAGCTGCGGTTGAAACAACTTGACTGTGAACTTTTAATACGTAAAAAGGAGGCCTTGGCTCCACCTCCTTCTTCTCCTGTCACGTACATTCAATCACTACCTCAGCCTTCTGCACCGCTTCCTGTCCCAGCTTCAGCCTCTCCTTCACCAGCACCAGTACCAGCACCAGCATCAGCAATAGTACCTACTCCACCTAAAGTTCAACCATCCAAGTCATCTCATCCACCTCTTAAATCTCCCATGGCTGGAACCCTCTACCGAAGTTCAGCACCTGGTGAACCACCATTTGTTCAGGTAACTAATGTCAATGATGACATTAGATCTTAAATTCCATGATACACAACTTTTGTGGTTTTTGTCTTTACCGTAAGAAATGCGAGACCGCATTCTTCAAAAGTGTCTTCTAATTTTATCTTAACATAGATTTACTTCAACTAAAAACGGTTATGTGTGTACATGACAAGACAAGTAGATAAAGCACTCAATGCATTTCCTGCTGCTATGATCATATTATCTTCATACATAATACGCCCTTTACAGGTTGGGTCTAAGGTACAGAAGGGACAGGTCCTGTGCATCATTGAGGCCATGAAATTGATGAATGAAATAGAAGTAAGCTTTCATTTTTGCAAATAATATGATACTGCCTCGACTGCTATTATTGTTTCTACTTTTCATTTTGAATTAGCCAAGTAAAATCAAACTATAGTTTCGGCTTCCTGGACTTCTCAATTCATAAAAACTTCAAAGGTATTAGGTTCGAAACATTGGTTACTTTACATACTTGGACATTGGATTATTATATTTTCTTTGTTCCTTTAAGTGAAATTTCCTTGAATACATAGTTATCAATCTTTGCACAGCCTGATCTCTTATATAACATGGTCCATTTCCTCCATTCATGGTCTTTCTAAAGAGTATCTAGTTTCAGTACCTCATAGTATAAACTGTGTAAAGAATTTTTTACATATTGTGTTTAAGTGCTTAGTAACAGTAGATTTTATGAAATGCTACCTTTTCCAATCAATATCTCATGATATTTCTTGTATTTCCCATTGTTAATCCCCCAGCCACCTATGCCAGTTCATTAAATAAATCGAGCATACCGTGTTCATACCTTTACTGTATTCTTTATATGCTACTACCGATTTAGGACTTGCATCATTCTGTGGTAAATTTATCATCCTTCTCATACATGTCTCACAATCGCCTGAAACACGTATATGCAGGCTGATCAATCTGGAACAATAGTCGAGATCCTTGTAGAAGACGGCAAGCCAGTCAGTGTCGACACTGTAAGTGATCGAACAGCATCATTTAATAACAAAACCGATTATTTCATTCTTGCTATGCATGATCTAATTACTTTTATACTTTTTTCTACAGCCCCTCTTTGTGATTGAACCCTAGAGCAGAAGCAGTCGAGGTACCTACATCACAGGTGCAATATGAGTGTGTTCGACGTGGGATCACggccaaatttatttattttaaaaaaaaattgcacaCATTGGCTTTTATTTTGCAAGAATGGAACTTTTTGTTAGAAAGTTGAACTAAATCGAGCCTTGGTTAATTATTTTTGTGATATCAAGTTAAGAAGTTATCATCTATGAGTGTATTTTTTGTTTCCTGCTGATGATTATTATAGTTTGACTATTGTATACTCCGAGTAGTACTAAGATTCTCTTTCTAAAAGCACCTTGTTCAACTCTTTTCATTTGAGAAATCCCCTGATTTTGGTGTGATCTCAAATTACttttgtgtatttttttttgtaaaactcACTAAAATTTTCACATTCCTAGTTTTCAATATTAGAATTCTATGCATCCTAATTTTCACACTCGTGTCATTGAGACTGTTGggggaaaagagggtgaaaggATATTTCATAGTGCTTAATACCATTGGCATAGTCAagaatatttaataattttaaatgaacAATGGTATTTTTGCTAGGGGATCGGAAATGGCCAAATTAATGACATCTCAAACTTTGCAAAATAtctttttcaaattaaattccCATATTCAAACAAAAAGTACGTTTTTCATTGTATCATATTATTTTGCAAGTACAAAATAATTTGGTCCATTTTCTACAACCAAAAACGTCTCTCAAACTTTTGATTTTCAACTGCATAATTAAAAATAGCGATTGGATGAAATATTGAAATGAATATGGAATAAATTtctaattcaaaaaaaaaaaatggaataaATTTAATAAGACTTAACATTTCTTTTTCCAATAGCACCAAAATACAAAAATGTATTCTCAATTTTCTGTGGAACAAAATCACAAACAGAGCACCGGCGGAATGCGGTGCCCTCAGTCAGTCTAGTTGCCGGCCCGCCGCCTCCGCCACAAACGGCAAATATGGAGTTTTCCCGATAATGCTGGACACCAGCCCATATACGAAACAGCACGTGACGAACATGAAGAGCCCGCTGTGGGCCCACGCGGTCACCTTCAGTGCGATGCCGCTCCTCCCGGGAGAAAATATCCTCTGTAGCAGTACCGGCACGGCAAGCATCACATCCAGAACCAGCGCCTGCAGCGCGTTGAACCGGGCGTACCGGCTCAGATTAGGGTTCCTGACGACGCCAAGGTAGAGGCCGAAGAAGGTGACGAAGCTGGCGTAAGGGAAGGAATGGTAGAGGGAGAGGAGAGGGATGAGGGGCTCCATGGGAACGGCGAGGAAGGGGTATTTGCTGAAGAGGAAGCGTCCGTACTGGAGGCCGTTGAAGAAGGGGAGGAAGTATGAGGCGGCGGAGATGAGGCGGTCGGTGGCCGGGGTGGGAGTGTAGGAGCACTTCGTGGTGGTGGAGAATTTCTTGGAATGGTGGCGGAGGTGCGTTGGCGGCGGGAAACTCCGGACGGTGGGCTTGAGGAGGCTGAGTGGGGTGTGAGCGAGGCGGAGGATTGGGAGGGATGCCATGTtttggtttggtttggtttggtttAGGCTGTGAGGATTATGCTCATTGATTTTCAATTTTCACGTTGTTTGATATCTTACTCTTGCccgaaataattatttaacttgttatttacttagttttaaaaaattgaagTATAAACTAATACaatatttcttttatattttaatatttttatgtttgttATTTAATGTACTTGAGGATTTTTTGTATTTTCTTAGTaagatttattttgtttttgttttatattttttactttttttgtgGTTTTAAGATGGTCTAAATCAGCTAATGAAAATTTGTTAATTGTTACAATTAATTGAATTTCGAACTCAAAATctcatcaaaacataaaattttattgtCAAATGTTTAATAAATCATATGTGAATCAAAATGCTTTAGACATAAAAATAGTTtaaatttattgtatatatCATAGATATGTTGCTTAGTAATTGATGAAAGAACATCAAGATATGGAGATAGGGGTAACTTTTTTTCCTCGTGAATTTATCtatatttacaaatatataataaagTCGACAATTTGCACTAAATAGAGTTTTGTAAATGatatctatctatatctatataaatatatgaatgtgaattgtgaatttacaaaaatgtccttaccttcatttacacactccatatttaatttttttgttgttttacatgtttttcatctattaattaataaaatttaaaataaattaaaataaaatgaatttacataaatgtccttaccttcatttacacattccatattaatttttttgttgttttaattaataaaatttaaaataaattaatataaaatgaatttacataaatgtccgtaccttcatttacacactccatatttaatttttttgttgtttttcatgttcttcatctattaattaatgaaatttaaaataaattaaaataaaattaaatatggagtgtgtaaatgtgaattgtgaatttacataaaatgaagaaaaatgaaattaaaataattgaagagaaatgaattttagtcttttctaatctattaattaattgaatctaaactaaattgaagaaaaataaaaaaaataaaatttagcatCAGCCTTCATTTTTCAGtaatacatgtttttttttttgtttttttttcatatattaattaattaataaaatttaaaataaattgaagaaaaatgaaatttagccttcattttattgatgaaatttgtactccattattattattatttttggttttatatgtttttcatttattaattaatataatttaaaataaattgaagataaATGAATTTAGTCTTCATTTTTTGGGATGAAATTTGTACTCCATTTATATGAGACATTTATATAGTCCTGAGAGGGGCTGACCCAGTTATTTCAGGAGTgaaaaaatacttttttttttcacgATTCAAGTCAGATATGAGGCATGTTGCACAAAATTCACTCATGAAACAACCTCATAGGAGTTTCtgtatcaattttatttttaacttaaataaattaacatcTATGAATAacgtaaataataataattaatatacttCTCTTtgcttgtttgttttttttctatctattatttaatatattctaaaataaattaaagaaaaataaattttagccaccagtttttagaatgaaatttaaattaagccttcattttttggaatgaaatttacacatcattttttttaaaaaataatatctttaataaaatttaaaataataataataaatacatattctattgtttgtttttttttttcccaactATCAAttaattctaaataaaattgaacaaaattaaatttagccaccattttttgaaatgaaatttatactttatttgttttaaaaaatatatctttaatataatttaaaatgaatagaagaataataaaatttacaatatattttcACAGAATGAATTATAtacttattttaaaaataattattttgtttaacttctcttttttttatttatgaatttttatagttCTCCAATTTTTGAATTGGTTTTATGTGAGCCGGTCTCAAGGATATATCATTCAGATGGGTCACCGGTCAATTTTTTGAGTGAAAAAACAATGATTTTTCATGATTAGAGTAGGATATGAGACATGTTCCTGTGAAACAGCCTCGTAGGAGTTTTtatgcaatttttattttaaacttgagtaaattaatatccattaataacttaaataaacacgactaataaaattgaaaattataataaaattgtGTCAATTTACATTTATGTCGTTATTTtcgttaaataatattaataaataaatgtcttttttttgttcgttttcaggtattaatgaattttataataattgaagaaaaatgagattttatttttggaatgaaatttacagtttttttaaaaaaattatatctttaataaaatttaaaataagcgACACAATGTCAGCAGCGTAACTCACGAAAACTTCACAGGAGTTCACTCATCCCAATGCTACTCTCACTCTTGCACGCTTAACCTAACAAAACTGAATGATAgtgaaagatttatcttttagtTCGAATATTTATGTTAAAAGTTATATTTGTTACCCACGacgtaatatttatttattataattgtgatttatcGTGCAAAGCCCTATACTAAGGAAATGGTGAACATAATGAGGATTGCATTGACGTGTCTGTCAATTTGCCAAATTGTAAAACCCTATGCATGACAAACACAAATAATAGTTTGGTACAATAAGAAAACACTTCAAAAGAATCAAAATGAGTTTAAATTAGTTTTATGTGTAATAATTACTCTTATATACATCAAATGAATAGAAAAagagaaataaaaatgaattcaaATCGTTTTTATGTAAAACAAATTACCAATACACAACCCAAGTTTTagatcacaataaaaaaaaaatgtgatCATTACTTTACTTCTTTATGTTAAATGTATAGAATAACAATCGCAAttgaagatgagaatgagatcgcaATAATAACATTATTTGGAAAAGTTTCAGCGTCTTTTGATGGATGTTCTATTGAAGATTTCATTCAAATTCATGACCATATATAAgataaaacaaacaaataacTTTATATCTACATAAATATTGCATCTAACAATAAAAATTTTCAATGCAGAATTTACCAAATAACCCATATAAAGATTCGCTAAATCAACCAAACTCCACACATTCTTGTTCAAGTTGGATAATTCAGTGGAAACGTGATGAAATGTTAAAAATTGTGGCAGAAGCTATTGAGATACATGACAATTATCCAACAACAAATGTCAATATCAAGAAACGGAGATCTCAGAAGATTATCAAGACAACTAAACAAGGCAGTGTAGCACCAAAGgtagaaaaatcaaataaaataaacatcaaCAAAAACATGAAGATCCATGAAGACGAAGATGAAATAGAGATTCGAGATGAAGAACCAATTGCCgagtacaaaaaaaaaagagataagAAGATAAAAGCGACAGACACACAAAAATTTCAAGAAGTCTTCaaatcaaagacaagaaaatgtgatgatttcgattgtaaccaaataattaattatttatctattaaaagttattcttatttcaaaaataatttaaacatatttatataaaattatcatatacaaattattatatttctcaacgtgcaacgcacgtgcatttatctagtataatataaaaatcagaaaaaagaaaacattttttacaaaaaatacaTAGTCATATCATGAAATGATGCAAACCATGAAGGACATATTAACAAATACTCTGAAAATTAGAGAAAtctaacaaaatatttattatatataataagatatattataaaatataaacaatgcATGAAACAAGGAGAAACCATATGCAAGCTACTAGTATTCTTTGGCTTTTCGCCTTAGTTCATTCAGCTCCTTTTCAACTTCAGGATCTTGAAACTTTAATGCAGAGCTTGTGCTCACCGCCGTTCTCCCTTCCGGAAGCTCTCCCTTCTGCCCAAACACAAATGACAAAAAAAGTTCAATCATTCAAATATTTCTGATCAAAATACAAAAGCGACGATGGTGTCTCGGAGGTGAAAAGAGAATGGGATGCATCACGAAATCAAATCAATGTGGTTCGGTCACGGACGCTTACAAACATGACAGTGCCTAGAAGACAGACTattaatatcttttaatttatcATCGCCAATTTATGTAGCTGAAAATATGTGGGATCGTTATGGTAAATCTTTCAGAATACATATGTGTCGTCATCATATCTTGAAGTTTATTAGATTTCTGACAAATAATTTATCACCAGAAGAAAAAGAAACCGGGGTGAGAATTTGAGATACCTTTGTGCTTCCAGATAATTGTTTCTTCAAGGCAGCAAGATCATCATCAACCGAAGAAGTCTCTAACATGGCAAACTGCAAAATGATGATTTTAATCGATGAAATCCAAATTCTGCTGATAAAAAGTTAAACACAGTTCAGAACCACATAGATATCACATTTCTGGTTTGTATATAGCCTATAATCAGCGTCACGCGACTGGCCAAACCAAGCACGACGAGTACAGGACTACAGGGGAACGCATTATCGTTTCACATGGAATGTTAGAGTACGACAAATTCACTATGATGCTAAGAGAATGAAGAAATGTTAACTTTGAGAGTTGAGCTATAGATAAATACAGAAGACAGCAGCTACCTTTCCTTCAAGTTCGTCACTGGTAAGCTGGTTAAGCGCTTCCGACTTAGATTCCAATGTCAAAACTGTTGAGaggaaaaaaattattcttctcAGGTACTAAatctttcaatttttatttatcGGTGTCAGCATACCATGGAAAAGCTACGATGAAGGAATTATATGCAAATTATAATTCCAGTAAATAAGATTCAACTAGAATTGATCCAACAAAATATCCTGCGTTTCAGAGAAAAATAGTCAGCTGGGGAAATCGATAAGAACACCTGTCTGAAACCAGCTGAAGGACAACTTAGGTTGCATTTGGATGGAATTATTTGCAATGATAAAAAGATTTTTAGGATGGATCTCAACAAACTCCATTTAACGAGCAATTTAAAAATGTAAAGAGAGGGATTTCAATAGTGCTAAAATGAGTGAGATGGATTTAAATCTAGGATTTGAAATCCTCCAATCTAGATGCGACCATATGGTAAATTATTGCCCTACAAACAAACATCTTCGTAAATCCCATTGAAGGACGAGTTTGTGGTAAATTATTGCACTTCTGAACCAACCAGAATTCTTTGTTTTCAATGAGTGAGTCAATTTTAAGAACCTAGCTTTTAATCCAAGAACGAACATTTGGAAAGAATAATAGAAGCCTAAATCTCTTGGAACAAAAGTGTGAAGGTCACTTTACCTTTTTCCTCCATCCTTTCGAAAGCTGACAAAGCACTGCTTGTATTTACATTCCCCAACATCTCACTCACTTTTGTTGCAGTCCTACAGAGAAGGTAGCCAGCTACAGTCAATCAGTGtaaatcgaaaaaaaaaatgaacagGCAACAGCAACAAAGGGTAAGAACAAACTTGGCAGATTGAGCTCTTGCTTTAAGCGTATCTTTTTTAGACTTCGCTTCTTGTATTTTGCTTTCCAGTAGCTGGCAAACAAGAATTATATGTATCAAGATGTAAGCACGGGCACATTCATGGATGGAAAATAACATCTAATGTTCGGTTATCATGAATACAAGAAAACGGCTATACAAATTGTCACCAACTTAAAAAAGGAACAACCATTTGTAAGATAAATATCCATTCAATCGACATCGTTGTAACACAATAATAAATATTGTCACCTACCCTTGTGTTGGAGACAAGGTTATCAACTACATTTTTCTGCTGATCTAGCTGAGCCTTCAATGCAGTTGCATTATCCTGCAAGATTGGTCACAACAAAGTGAGTCAAAAAAGAACTTACATATTATCGTTGCATAATATTAAGCTCTGATCCACTACAAAGACAATGTACATACTCGAACTAGAAAATAATGAAGAAATGTAACTTTCTGTGTTATGTTGTCAAACCTAACCCAGAGATCAGAGGGACTAAATGCTTAACGATATTGATCCTTCAAATGTATGATAATGGCATCTGCAGACGGACTAAGACCACAActagaattttatttaaaataacacaTCAGACAGAAATTCAAGCTGACATGATCTGAAGATACAATCTCACTTCTCACTAAAAACATAGAGTAAGATGAGTTAGatttaaaaagaagaaaaagaaaataataaGCATGATATATACTATACGATTACCATAAACATATATAACAGATCCCCCACACATTATGTCCAACACTCAACTCCAGACggacatttaaaagattatatttatataagctAAAATATCAGAACCCTCACCTCTACACCAACCCAACACATGCAATAAACCAAAATAGAAAAAAAGGAGAACAAAAAAGGTCCTGTCTATTATCACACGGTCCGATTAGATGTCCCATCCAATTACACTATTAAAATTAAGACCAAGGGCGGCTAGGTTTttaatcataaattttcatatttcaaTTTGAAAGTATATTCTCCCCAACAAAAGTTCACCTCAGTCATGGTCATGTTTAATCCACGGCACCAATGTTATCTTTAAGGCAATATATAGATTTGCTTAACGTTACTTTTTTACCATTCTTTTGAGGTTATTTATGTGTTAACACAATTTTTCTTATCAGGGATGCAATTGAAACATATTCATCAGCTGTGTAAACTAAAAAGTGCAAAAAAGCAACTAAGAACACAAAGCACTTGGTCGCGACTAATATGGTCTAAGTTCTATTGATTCTCTATTTTCACTAGAGCTAGATTAAATCTTATATCCATGGTAAAAAACTTAGCAAGAGAAGAAAGCAAACCATCTAGAATTAGTTAATGGGATCTTGAAATATAGCATGTACCTTGAATTCATTGAATAATAGTTGGTTTGCTTGAATCGTGAACTAAAAAAATAACCAGCTTTCGCAAATGAAC is part of the Primulina eburnea isolate SZY01 chromosome 1, ASM2296580v1, whole genome shotgun sequence genome and encodes:
- the LOC140823037 gene encoding biotin carboxyl carrier protein of acetyl-CoA carboxylase 1, chloroplastic, translated to MATSFGAANATAASVAENARKSSPYLPICRRHLCHSASSVKVSFCFSAKPKLRLSSKGLRSAWNCSTVVRAQSNEVAVDESSKGASSNPVKPEVSPVEAKDVKLSKEAPSASLASEESISEFMNQVSNLVKLVDSKDIMELRLKQLDCELLIRKKEALAPPPSSPVTYIQSLPQPSAPLPVPASASPSPAPVPAPASAIVPTPPKVQPSKSSHPPLKSPMAGTLYRSSAPGEPPFVQVGSKVQKGQVLCIIEAMKLMNEIEADQSGTIVEILVEDGKPVSVDTPLFVIEP
- the LOC140810472 gene encoding protein TIC 20-II, chloroplastic, with translation MASLPILRLAHTPLSLLKPTVRSFPPPTHLRHHSKKFSTTTKCSYTPTPATDRLISAASYFLPFFNGLQYGRFLFSKYPFLAVPMEPLIPLLSLYHSFPYASFVTFFGLYLGVVRNPNLSRYARFNALQALVLDVMLAVPVLLQRIFSPGRSGIALKVTAWAHSGLFMFVTCCFVYGLVSSIIGKTPYLPFVAEAAGRQLD